Sequence from the Miscanthus floridulus cultivar M001 chromosome 16, ASM1932011v1, whole genome shotgun sequence genome:
TAGGGATAAATGGAGAAAGCCGGATGTGGGATGGTCGAAGATTAATACGGATGCTGCGTTCTCTGAAGAAAGCAAGCAAGGAGCAACCTCGTCCATTATCAGAGATGATCAAGGCGCGTTCTATTCGGCACAAGCAATCTGGTATGAGCGTGGTCTTGATGTTTGCTCCATGGAGGCCTTGGCGTGCAGGGATGGCATGAAGCTTGCTGCACAGATGGGTTTACGTCGGGTGGCCTTGGAAACCGACTGTCTCCAGGTTGTGCAATTGTGGAAGAAGAAGGAGTCACAAAGATCCATCATTGATCCTATTCTGAAGGAGATGGAGGAAATTAGCCTTGCCTTTCAAGAGTTTTCTTTCTCTTTTATTAGTAGAAGTTGTAATAAGGTTGCACATTTGTTAGCTCGTCAGGTTTCTAGTTCACATTGCTCGGAGGTGTGGCGTGTTACTCCAGCATGTGTGTATGACTTGA
This genomic interval carries:
- the LOC136510522 gene encoding uncharacterized protein, with protein sequence MPVQQAVIWAKDTAYDLWQLSHQFDKPAPAYNRDKWRKPDVGWSKINTDAAFSEESKQGATSSIIRDDQGAFYSAQAIWYERGLDVCSMEALACRDGMKLAAQMGLRRVALETDCLQVVQLWKKKESQRSIIDPILKEMEEISLAFQEFSFSFISRSCNKVAHLLARQVSSSHCSEVWRVTPACVYDLIMIEASAG